One stretch of Macadamia integrifolia cultivar HAES 741 unplaced genomic scaffold, SCU_Mint_v3 scaffold1967, whole genome shotgun sequence DNA includes these proteins:
- the LOC122065305 gene encoding psbP domain-containing protein 1, chloroplastic-like: MALMFSGVISLQLGSHNITLAQPSVGFREHVDTFDGYTFFYPQNWIQVRGAGADIFFRDPFVLDENLSVELSSPSSSRYKSVEDLGPPQIAAEKVLKQYLTELMSTRLGVRRESNVLSTSSRVADDGKMYYEVEVNIKSYANNNELAVMPQDRVARLEWDRRYLSVLGVGNNRLYELRLQTPENVFQEEENDLRRVMDSFRVIKSVD, translated from the exons ATGGCTTTGATGTTTTCTGGTGTTATCTCATTGCAACTGGGCTCTCACAATATCACATTAGCTCAGCCTTCTGTTGGATTCAGGGAACATGTGGATACCTTTGATGGTTATACATTCTTTTACCCTCAGAACTGGATTCAAGTCAGGGGTGCAGGTGCAGATATATTCTTCAGGGACCCTTTTGTTCTTGACGAGAATCTCTCTGTGGAACtatcttctccttcatcctccAGGTACAAAAGTGTTGAAGATttaggtcctccacaaatagcCGCTGAGAAAGTACTTAAGCAGTATTTGACCGAGTTGATGTCCACTAGACTTGGTGTCCGCCGTGAATCAAACGTGCTTTCTACATCCTCAAGAGTTGCAGATGATGGGAAGATGTACTACGAAGTTGAG GTAAACATTAAGTCATATGCAAACAATAATGAGTTAGCTGTTATGCCACAAGACAGAGTTGCACGCCTTGAGTGGGATCGGCGTTATCTTTCAGTACTTGGAGTTGGAAACAACCGATTATATGAACTGAGATTGCAGACACCTGAAAATGTTTTTCAAGAGGAGGAAAATGACCTGCGCCGAGTTATGGATTCCTTTAGAGTTATAAAATCAGTGGACTGA